ATACTCCTTGTTAACGGCTTCAGCTTCCTTGCTTTCGATTCTTCGTAACGGTCATAAATTGTATTGGGCTTGGGGTGGTAGTCCTAAATTTTTCAAACCGAATCCAATGGGCCTCTTATCTTtgtcaaaaagagaaaaagtgcAGTGGGATGGCTAAATTGGAGCCCATAATTACCTCAGAGTAAGGGTCGGCGGCCCATAATAGGGCCGTCTAGCCCATAATAGGGCCGTGTTTCTGAATTCTGATTGAAGGTCGGTTTCGCTCTCTATCAAAGGAATCccaaattccaaaacgtcaTAATTAAAATACCCAATCTAAATTCCAAATTCTCCTGATCTTGCAATTGTTAGGGTTTCAATCCTCTCTTAATCCAACGAACTCCTATTCGATTCAAATTCGTCGCTAGGGTTTTGGTTTGCTTACTGAGAGTCAAAGATGCCGCAGAGACACTCGAAGAACAACAACGACCTAGCCTTTTTCACGTACGATGAGAAGAAGAAGCTCGGGTACGGAACCCAGAAGGAGAGGTTGGGTAAGGACTCCATTAAGCCTTTCGACGCTTGTTGTCTTTGCTTGAAGACACTCATTGATCCATTATGCTGCCAGAAGGGCCACGTTTTCTGCAAAGAATGCATTCTCGAGTGCCTTTTGGCACAGAAGAAAGACATTCAAAGGTACTATAGCGTGGATGATTCTGTCTAGTTTAGTGGTTATGGCTAAAGTTATAACTTTCCTACTCTTCGCAATTATTTACAGATTTGAACTGCAATTGAATGTGGTTTTAATTGGTTCATATGTAAAGATCATATGATAATGTTAGTGTGATTAACGTTTATGTTGAAATGGTGTAAGAAAAGTTTGGATCAGTATTGGTGGAATGTTAATTGATGATTTGTTGGCTTTAGTTGAAGGTATGACAAACTGTGAATTCGAATATGATTACAAATTTTTTATCTAATGTGGAATGACATGTCATGATGTGTTTGGTTTAAGGAGCAGTGCGAATGAGTTCAAATTATTGGTTTTGTATAAGTATTTATGATTAGGTTTTTACTCTCACTACTCAGAAATCTTTAGCATGCTTGTAAGGCATGTATTATTTGAGAACTTTTGCTGCTGAGAATTCATTACAGATATGTCTTCATGGGATAGCTCGGCTGATAATTGCCCTGGATGTTTCAGGATGGTGGAAGAGTGCTATCTAGCCCTTTCTTTTATGTGTGTAGTTGTGGTAATACTGAAGCTTTCTTTgtttaagtgtttttttttttttgagaaacttTGGTTAAGTTTTAATGGTTTTGGGAAATGTCCAGAGTCAGTGTGATCTTGGTATCGAGACCTGTTATTGGAATATTATGATGCTTGAGAGATGTGCCCTCTGTTCCATCCCTGAAAAATGTCAACTGTACTCCCATTGGATGGAAGGAGGGTTGTGGAATCCTTATGGATTGCAACTGTAATAATCTTTACACTCACTAAAGTAGCTGAACAATACTGACCTAGAATAATGCAAATATCCTGGTAGGGCCCCTTCTCTTATTGCTCTCCCTTTACTCTTTCTAATTGATGGCAGAACAAATAATAGATAGAGACCAACACTCATGCCCATATGGTTATGTtagaattgtatttttttattatttattttttgctttagCCATATGCAGGTATGCTATTCTGTTCTTGGCTTCTTTCAACTTAATCCGTTGTAAATTTTAGGGGGTTTCTAGGCTGTTGTGTGTGTTAATCTGAACTCTGTTTTTGCAAGGAGGATGCATAATTGCTGATTATACCCTTTATGTTTTTACTGTTTTAGCCATTAATGGATGAAGACACAATCTAATGGTGTTGACTTGAGTTGTGTCTGAACTCTGGTTCATCAGATAAACAGTTAGGTGCTCAGCCTTTCATTTGTCATTTTGTCCTAACAATGAATAGAATAAGTTTGTTGAGCTAACTTTTATGACTCGATAGAAAATCTGGGAAGAAAGTAATAGGTCAGCGTCTGAGGCCATCGATTCTCCTTGGGGCTCAATATTAGATAGTTGTCTAAAGAGAGTTACATATAATCATACGAGTCCAAGTGATTCTAGCTATACAGGAAGCTGCCAATGCTAATTTATTAGCATGTTCTTGTTTTATGTATACAGGAAGCTTACTGCTCATGCTGCTCAACAGAAGCAAGATAAGGAGGAGGAACAAGAGCAGTTAATGTTGCAGAAAGCCAAAGAGCTTGAAGCATTTGATCAGCAAAACCACGGGGCAGTACCACAATACAGTGATAGAAGCCACAACCACGACAAAAATGGTTTCCATGGAGCAAATAGTGTTAAGGTCACTTCCTATGAAGAGGAAGCTCTCAGGACAATGAAAGCATTTTGGCTACCCTCTGCAACGCCTGAAGCTGTCGCTAAGGTAGATGCCCCTGATACCAGCACAGTCTGTCCAGAAGGGAATGAGAAGCTCAAGTTGAAGACCCTCTTCCCTATCCACTTCACCGAAGACACCAGTGAAAAGAAATCAAAGTCTCTTGATAAAACCTATATCTGCCCTAGCTGCAAAGTTACTATGACAAATGCTATGTCGCTTGTTGCACTAAGCTCTTGTGGGCATGTCTTCTGCAAGAAGTGCGCTGATAAATTCGTGGCTGTTGACGAAGTTTGTGTGCTTTGCAGTAAAGCTTGTAAAGGAAGAAATTTGGTGAATTTGGCAAAAGGTGGGACCGGCTTTGCTGGCCATGGTGATAATCTTGAAGCGAAAGACTTCAAACATTTGGGTAGTGGCTCAGGATTAGGACTGGTGAGACCGGCTGTAAAGACCTGAACTCCCATTTCTTTTTCCTAGACGGTAAAGTTTATATCAGTTTCTAACTTTCTGTACCATTTGGACAtgatttctctcttgattgtagaTGTATCTGTGACCATTTGCCCCTGAATTATTGTCTATTGCTTGCACTATCATCTGGTGTTATGGTCCCTGGTTGATCACACTGCCATTAGCTTTCTCTCGGAGTTGTTCATTCATGATCTGCCCCATCATTTTCGCAGCTAATGGAAGGCCAGCACACTTGTTTATTATTTCCTTCTTCAGATCTTACATTGGGCAGATTGAATACTACTCCATCTCTCCCAACCGCATCTATGAATATAGACCAGCAGCTCTCAGGGTCTGAACGGGGCTGAAGCCGATGCAAATTCTTCACTGCTCCTCCACGTTCTTTTGGCAAATCGTATCCAAGACACGCATCCCATTTCCCATCACTGGTTAGTGAAGAATTCAACTAGTTATACCATGCATCTGTATCCATGCCATCATCAAACACAATCAGTAACCTTTTCCCCCTGAGTTGCTGGTAAAGAGCACAGATTAGCCCTTCCAAGGCATGCTCATTGAAGATGGACTCGATTATGCCCTCTTCAACTCCGAGAGAGTCCAACATTCTTTTCACAAGCGCTTTGTTTCTATCTCCTGCTTCATTTTCCTTCTTCGACAGGGATACCCATATCCTTGGAAGGAACTGACTCCTCATATCTTCTCTGTTTACAAGTTCCCTGCACAGTGTAGATTTTCCAACACCAGTCATCCCCACAACTCCAACTGCCTTAAATTCATCATCGTTTCCTCTCTCTCGAAGCATCATTTCAATTGAAATCAGTTCATCTTCGAACCCATGAACGTTAGATGATGCATCCACTAACAGAGAACTCGACCGGGAAACTTCGCCCTGATTTGATGTGCTCGTGTCATTGTTTTGATCTGGAATGGTAATCCCATTTGGTGCTTCATTGGGTGGTTTCATACTGAACTCATCCTTGATATTGTGAAGCTTCCGTCTAATGTTGTAGAGAGAATACAACTAATCAAGTACTCTATGGGCCAACAACCGTTGGCCCGAAATATTTGAGCACATGATGGAAGGCCCGGATTAGATCAACCCAAAATATTTGTCCAAAGGCGTATCTGGCCCAAGACCAAACGAAGCTCAAGGCTCACGGTTAAGATGGGTGCAAGACTAGACATATAAGACCCAAGACTTATAATGCAAAGTAAGTCTCAGATTGGGTTGCAGGCCCAACCACAACCCAGTAAAGAAGTTTGTCTATACGATCAACACGTGTTGACCATGTGATATGGAAAACTATAAATAAGGGAAAACCCCTTCTCATTTACGCTCTCAACTACTTGctatctctctctccctctctctctaaatgctattcacttctctcacttaaaTATCTTCCACTGTtgactgacttgatcgtcggagatTGTTCAGCAAGAGAAGTTTTACTTAGGCATATATATCAAGACACGCAAAACTATTCAGTCTTCCGGGGATGATAGGgggctgctgtaattttttttacaacagCCCCAACTGTACTTCCATATAAATCGAATCATTGGATATAAATTgaaaacattatatacatttttcatgttgaatttgatttttatttcaaacaaaaaatatgtcgttagaTTCGTAAAGCCGATCAAAATAcacatataatttttaaataataaaagaaaattgtttaaACACTCATATTGATTTTACATTGAGCTCTACTGTAGAACCCCGACACCTGTCTTCCGGTGGGTCCCatcagaaattttttttattaaataagcGAGGACTCGAACTTGGATACCAACAAGTCAATCAACGGTGAGTTTGCCCTGTTTTTCTCTTCGATCTCCTGAGCCATATTAACTCACTTATCAGTTTCCCctgtttttctcttcttgtatTTGAAGTTAGTGTGAGTGTTGGAGGATGTTGACTTTTATGGGTCTTGGTCAATTCTTTATTAAGTGCACATCAAGATCTAAAGGAAGGGTGCAAAGAAGATTAAACTAATATACAAGTTGGATTGGAATTCAGAGTTCTGAATATTCAAATCAAAACTGGGAAATATTTTCCAATTGATTTGGCTTATCCATCCACACACACTCTGGCAGTTGCTTTCGAAGCTGAGAGACATAAATGGCGTTTTGGGTTCACAAAAGATACTTAAAATCTCAGAGAAAGGTATGTGTCCTGTACGCGGCGTCTCACTTGGTCACTTATCCTCAATCATAGCAACtggtcttgatttttttttcccgcccttttttttttttttttcaaattgtacatTGTTGTGTTGTTGACCACATGAATTGTTGAAACTGGATTTGGGAAATCTACAATTCAGTCTATGATTCGTATCTGTTGGtggagaaaaaataaataaattttaggaattgaaaaataaaattgtagtGTGATGTGACGTATTTCTTAAACCATAGGATTAAGATTGTAAGTCATTATATTCTAAACGAATTGTGGAGCTGCCAAATCAGTTGAAACATTAGATACTTGGcttttcataatcaaaattattatttatgaaAACAGAATTGCAACTACTAAGCGGGAGACACCCTTTTCTCATTTctatttttgggttttgtattttttatgtaGAAGTCTTAAAATCAGAGCCGTCCATTACTACTTGCCCACTCACTCCGCTGTTTTCATAATGGTGATGGACCAGTTTCCCTGTCTGAGCATTATCTCTGCGAAAATCCGACCTTGTTTTCATTGAAGTGATTATTCAATTTACGCCGCTTGATCTCCCTCTTCCCTGGCGTCATACTCATACCAACACTGGTaatggtgctggtgctggtgctggtatCAGTCACTGATTTGTTGTAATGCTGATCCAGCACGCTCAATGCAGTTCTTGTGCTTGACACTGACTCATACCCTGCTCTCTCTACCATCTCTTGCATTGCATTGGAGCAAGCCAACAGCTTTTCCTGAATGAAACATCACAATTTACTCgtaaagaacaaacaaaatttGTGAGGATTAGAACAATAAAGTAATTCGGAATTTGTTGCTTACTTTATTCACATGCTGACAGGATAAAATTGAAGtcttgaaagaagaagaatattgcATTGGAAGTAGCTCATGAGATGCCACAATAAGTGATGATGCTGCGATTATTGATGGCTCGAATTCTAAAAGCTTGATTTCTGCAATGGAAATTGGGTTTCTACATCAGggtttaacttctttttttgtctttcaaAACAGAGACATGAGAATTGATATGGTTTCAATTGTCTTACCATGTTGAGCTTTGAAGATGAACTCTGAGGCTCTGTCTTTGAGAGCTTGTTTCAATGGTGGGTCTTTGGGTTCCAATAGAGAAATGAAGaaggaaagaaatgaaaatggTGTAATCGACCTCATCCGCCAGTCCAGAGCATTCAAAACCAGAAGCTCCATTTGATTAATCGTCTTTGTGTCAAAGATGAAACCTTGTTCTCTCTGTTCAAAGGACTAATTTGCTTCAGTTTCCATGACCACTTTCAATGTAGAAAACAAATTGCAGAAAGTTCAAGTGTTTAAACCTGAAAATCAGACGCAGAGAAATGGGTGTTCATCATCTTCGCGGCAAGAGAAAGGCAAGATGCGACTAGAAGCTTCAAAACCCACGGCTTCCCTTGCTACAATACACAAAATCAGATTTCCAGAGGTATAAGAAAACAGAGCATACCAGAAAGTCAATGGCAGCAATCTAATATCAAAAAGGAATATTGTCTTGAAGTTTCTCAGATACCTGAATTTCTTTCTTGGACATGAATCGATCTATATAATTCACAGCAAGGTAGGCTACGAGCGGGTCCAAGTCGCAGGAATATTGTGCCTGACCAACTACAACTGTATTAGAAGAAACagaacaaaatgaaaagaaaaatagaatatCTGGGTTTTGTACCTGTAGAGCAAGAGATATGGCTTCCTGACGAAAGCAGATATGAAAGTCACTGGTTTGTGAGATAATGAGTGAAGGCATGTGATCAGATGCAGAGAAGAAGAGATCTGGGATTGTCTCTGGTTGCTGTTCTGTTGTACAGCCAGTCAATGGATTCTCCAAATCGAACTCCATTGCTCGTTTACTTTATTAGTTATGTTAGGACTAGAGAATGAGAGACACTATATGTCTTTCAGCAAAGAATGAGTAATAATTATGGAAAAGAGAAGCTTCGGTTTCTGTGAAGCATAAAAGGGAATTTAAAGACCCAATTCTCAATGTATCTCCCTTAACttaatatatatgtacgtatatTTTGGTCCCTGCCTTTCCTCTGCCATTGGGAAAGAAACAGGTCACATTGTATCTACTTTTTTTATGGGTCACATTGTCTCTATTAAACAATTGCTAATCAATTTGTTAGGTATAAACAGGGATATATATAGTTAAAGCTAAGTTATAATTCTCTCTGTTATTGGTAAGCTACGGCTTTTTTGGTGAAATAACCTCTCAACCGAGAGGGTTAAGACATATATTCGAGTTGGGTAGTACTCAAATTCGAGCTCCTACTCCCACTTacctatcaaaaaaagaaaagttagaGTTTTCCCGCGTCTATGTTAGACTAGTCAATGCCTAAACAACTATTAGACGAGTCAAAAATGTGAATATATCAAGTTTTCATTTGGATTTACCAACTTTGAAATATGATTGAAGAAGATATAATATCGTTTAGTTTACATATTCTGTTTCAGGAAAAATGTGGTAATCGAGGGTTATTGGGAGTTAAATGTGTGTGAACTAGGGTTAGCAGAAGGGAAACTGTGGTCCATGTGTCGTATGTagcaaagatgaagaagagacaGTTGTGGTGTATATGGTCCTGTTCCGCCGGGATAAGCGCCGGTGGATTTATCGATCACTGCCACTAAATCCACCGCTAAATACAAACCTACACTTGTGTAAAGTAGTTGTTGTATACCAGCTTTAATGACGTGTGTCAGTGTGTGGACTTCTTTCTACAATGTTTTTTTGCTtcaactattttggtcattctTCTTCTTGGCTTTGAGTTCAATGACGTTCAAAACTATTTTCATTCGTCAATGGGATTGACGTGAGATGTTATATTCGGTGATAATGAGAATCGTCTGCACAGGATAACACGTAAGTTAAGGGGATCTCAGAGGTGTATTCGGGGGACCTCCTCAAAAATGCAGGAATGCAAAGTTAGGATTGTATACTTATAACAAGTAAATCTCTCTATGATCTTAGGTGGATGTACAAGATGGTGAATCATATCATGATTCCATTCGTAAGTGGAATTGGTCTCCTCTTGGGCTCTTGATTTCCCTATGATGTTTGGTGACCATGGGTTATCGAGGAGCGGAGCCATGTTTGGCATTCTCTCGGTCCTATCGAGATGTCCTCTTCTTACTCCTCGAACTGATGGGAGCTTAGTATTTGCGTGGTACGTGTGCATCTTCAAATGAGGGTCATTTTGGCAATATCAGAGTTAGTGACTGTGCGATAAATTGATGAGAAAGACGGCTTTGACTTTTCCAAGTCATTATTTGCATTAGTTGTTTGTGGAgtcattatttattaattaacttTCTCAAGTCATTAACAACCAATGATTAAGACAGACCATTGACAAACAAAATCCAAtattttgatttggaaatttTGAATTGTATAGTATCAGTGTGGGGATTAGTGCTAGATTAGGCACtatcattatatatatggatTCAATTGAATCCACGCAGTGAGTCCCATGGAGTGGGAAGGAAATCACCTGCGAAACTGCGACGAGGCCCACCTTTGATGGTCATAGCCATGGCTGTCCGTACCTCGACAGGTGACTCACGTGTATGTGATAAATGCCAAATTTTTTACTGATCGACAAAAAGACTGTTGTTCTATTACTATCAAGTTTCTGCAATTTTTTAAGTGATTTCGCTTTTCTCATCATTCAAGTATTCAATATGCCAATACCCCACCACTGTAACCAAAGCTCAATTTCACAGAAATTTCCCTCTCCTAATCaaaagttttattttaattaattagcttATTAGCAGGAACTCGATTCGAACTTTCATACAATCATACTAATAATTTTGTAAaggagtatatatataatatatattgtgaTGTTCATGAGAAGTGAGTATGTTATGgttattttctttataattaTTGATTGTTCCAGTGATGCCAATCGCAAGACAAATGTTGACAACTGTACGTAGAAGTCGTCGccactgctttttttttttgtttataagaTGGATGAATACAAGTAGAAAATCCTTCACTTTCATGGCAGGTTGACAGCTAGGGATTGCGTCCTTTGTGTGTGTAAATCATGAGTTCCTCAATCGTCCTCGTAACCACAGTTCGAAGTCTTTTTAATTTCCTTcactgattttcattttttgatccTATACATTTGCTGGAAAGCTCCTGCTATAATGACAAACGTATGCCATACTCATGCATGTGAACATGAGAAGGTGACTAGCGGCTCATATTCCTTGGAAATGATATCTGCCTTACAACTTTAACGACACACATATCCCCTCTCTTTTTGtctatagaataaaagacatgTTTTCATAAATGGTATTGGTCACGAGCAAAAGTAAATGAAGAACATGACATATACGTAATacgtatgcatatatatatatatatatatttgtgtcaaTGATCGAGCCATGAATATCAACACACCCAAATACCCTTTATTTATGAAAAACAATGCCACACAAATTGTGTTAAGATATGTATGtcgatgtgatttataagtaagAGTATCCTGTTAACTACAAAACCATGTGAGCAGCCTTAAACTTAGAACGAATAATACCCACGAATTATATCCAGTttataacaaattatatattcataaattattttatttttgaacgGTTAATCCTCGATATCATGATTTCAATGTGATCAGCATCTTTACTTTGAAAAGGTAATTAATGaaacataaatattaaaaatttcactGAAGAGAGAACACTActttatatttgcatattctcCTGGATATGTCGTTTTAAtttgttccttttctttccaaGTAGTAGTGTTTGATTCTGTGCCCCTGTGGATTCTCTCTGCTCGATGCAAGAGAAAGCCCACAAAATGAGACCAGAGcttttgcttttccttttcccttttttttgttaatgtaATAGATTTATAGTAATTGattatgcatgtatgtatgtttgTAGTGGTATTGCTTCTTTTTGTATGccagagagaaaagagagaaaaatgtgGGGAAGACATAGATTGAAGAGACAATCATGTAATGGAGTGAGTGCATGCAATGCAGGCCTTTCTCCTCATGCAAATAACACCATCATTATTCATTAACAATCCCCTGCTACATCAGACTATCATCTGGTTGGCTTTCCCTGTCTCTCTCtgtcgctctctctctctctctacttggGACAACTATGAATTCCCAAACTTCCATTATTTTATGTtctagagatagagagagactcagagagagagagagagatgggccTAATGGGTGCTCTTGCTAGTCGAACTCTTCTCTAAGTCCTATATCGAGGAAATAGACCTCTCTGTGAGCCCAATGATTCACTAAGCCCAATAAGCCTAGTTAATTACTTAATCTTTTGACAGCCCATAGATTTGGACCAAAATAAGAGACTTTAGGCCTGGAAGATCAGCCCATAGAGTTCAGTAAGACCGAAATAAGGCATACGAAAGAATCAGACTATAGAAGGTAGAAAACTCTCAGGATGGTGTGTGATCTTTGTGATAAGAACCCACATCTGAAAAATTAAGGGAATAGCGACTATAGATAAAGAGAACTCACAGCTTTAAAACATTAAGACTGGTTTTTTGGGTCTAAACGAGGATGTTGGATTTAGAGGAACAAATCCGTAAGAGCAATTTGGCTCAGAATGGACAATATCTTAATTTGTTTGGGCGCATTGTGAGTCTCTCCAGAGTTCAACCCAATTTATCCGAAAACCAAAGCTCTTCCTCACTTTGTCACACTTGCATAATACTAAATGTTGTTACAAACTGAAGGAGGCTAATTATAATACAAAGCAAACAAATCTTACACACAAAAGGAAATTTACACAGATTGCCTTTTTACTATCAAGTGACCTCTTAGAGAAATACACACGGTAGAGGACTTATGTTCGCTGCAAACAATGCCATACACAGAGATACAAATGCCTTGACACATAGGAAtattaaaacccaaaaaaaaaaaagaggagattaATCAATATGATTGCTAGACCCGACCCGTGGAGCTCACATCCGATCCTGTTCTTTGCAATTCTTCACCACCGGGCATAACCATACCCGGATACATTGGAACCGCACCCGCATGTGTAACACCATAATAAAGTTGTTGATTCGTCCCATCAGTCACCACTCTTGCTGACACGTCATAAGGGTCCATGGGCCTAGTTCCAGCTCCATATGCTTGACCCATACCATGAACCGGCTGATGATACCCGACTGGTATTTTATTCGTTTGAACTGGCACTTGATGCATATATGGGCCCAGAGGTTGAACCTGCTGAGTTGGGATCATTCCCGGATGAACCGGACCCGAGACGTAATAAACCGGATATGGTTGCACAGGAGGACCCGAATAATGTGGCTCCGGCATGTACTGCAATACGGGATTGCCCGAATACAACATTGGCTGCGATAAGGGCTGATCATTCTCCTTCACCTGCATATTTGGCTCCGGGTTATCGGGTTTGGTCTTCACCGGTGGAAGATCCGGCATATACGGCATGTTAGAAGCCGACGAAGTCGAGCAAAACGGGGATTGAACAACCGGAGCAGGTGATCCGGGATCGGAAGCAGACACGTTATCCGGTATAACGGTTCGGGTCTTCATTCTCGGTTCACGAGGAGGCTGGGACTCATCCGGATTATCCAAACCAAATAGATAATCCGGTACTTCGGACACAATCGATGAAACTTCGGAACGGCCACGCTCGAGACCCGCTCCACCACCATTAAGGGCGTCGAGGAACCAGTGCTGACGGTTAGCCGAGCCTTCAAGGAGTGAGCTGATGCTGCTGGCTCGTGAGCTATCCCCTTTGTTAAAGAGAAAGAGACGAAGCCGAGCCGCTTTGGGGTTATGATTGTTTGACAGCCTTTCATATTCTTCCATCATGTTCTCCACG
This genomic window from Tripterygium wilfordii isolate XIE 37 chromosome 9, ASM1340144v1, whole genome shotgun sequence contains:
- the LOC120006614 gene encoding E3 ubiquitin-protein ligase CSU1-like encodes the protein MPQRHSKNNNDLAFFTYDEKKKLGYGTQKERLGKDSIKPFDACCLCLKTLIDPLCCQKGHVFCKECILECLLAQKKDIQRKLTAHAAQQKQDKEEEQEQLMLQKAKELEAFDQQNHGAVPQYSDRSHNHDKNGFHGANSVKVTSYEEEALRTMKAFWLPSATPEAVAKVDAPDTSTVCPEGNEKLKLKTLFPIHFTEDTSEKKSKSLDKTYICPSCKVTMTNAMSLVALSSCGHVFCKKCADKFVAVDEVCVLCSKACKGRNLVNLAKGGTGFAGHGDNLEAKDFKHLGSGSGLGLVRPAVKT
- the LOC120006615 gene encoding probable disease resistance protein At5g45490, which codes for MKPPNEAPNGITIPDQNNDTSTSNQGEVSRSSSLLVDASSNVHGFEDELISIEMMLRERGNDDEFKAVGVVGMTGVGKSTLCRELVNREDMRSQFLPRIWVSLSKKENEAGDRNKALVKRMLDSLGVEEGIIESIFNEHALEGLICALYQQLRGKRLLIVFDDGMDTDAWYN
- the LOC120006634 gene encoding putative cyclin-D6-1 isoform X1 → MEFDLENPLTGCTTEQQPETIPDLFFSASDHMPSLIISQTSDFHICFRQEAISLALQVQNPDILFFFSFCSVSSNTVVVGQAQYSCDLDPLVAYLAVNYIDRFMSKKEIQQGKPWVLKLLVASCLSLAAKMMNTHFSASDFQSFEQREQGFIFDTKTINQMELLVLNALDWRMRSITPFSFLSFFISLLEPKDPPLKQALKDRASEFIFKAQHEIKLLEFEPSIIAASSLIVASHELLPMQYSSSFKTSILSCQHVNKEKLLACSNAMQEMVERAGYESVSSTRTALSVLDQHYNKSVTDTSTSTSTITSVGMSMTPGKREIKRRKLNNHFNENKVGFSQR
- the LOC120006634 gene encoding putative cyclin-D6-1 isoform X3, giving the protein MEFDLENPLTGCTTEQQPETIPDLFFSASDHMPSLIISQTSDFHICFRQEAISLALQAQYSCDLDPLVAYLAVNYIDRFMSKKEIQQGKPWVLKLLVASCLSLAAKMMNTHFSASDFQSFEQREQGFIFDTKTINQMELLVLNALDWRMRSITPFSFLSFFISLLEPKDPPLKQALKDRASEFIFKAQHEIKLLEFEPSIIAASSLIVASHELLPMQYSSSFKTSILSCQHVNKEKLLACSNAMQEMVERAGYESVSSTRTALSVLDQHYNKSVTDTSTSTSTITSVGMSMTPGKREIKRRKLNNHFNENKVGFSQR
- the LOC120006634 gene encoding putative cyclin-D6-1 isoform X2, with translation MEFDLENPLTGCTTEQQPETIPDLFFSASDHMPSLIISQTSDFHICFRQEAISLALQVQNPDILFFFSFCSVSSNTVVVGQAQYSCDLDPLVAYLAVNYIDRFMSKKEIQQGKPWVLKLLVASCLSLAAKMMNTHFSASDFQREQGFIFDTKTINQMELLVLNALDWRMRSITPFSFLSFFISLLEPKDPPLKQALKDRASEFIFKAQHEIKLLEFEPSIIAASSLIVASHELLPMQYSSSFKTSILSCQHVNKEKLLACSNAMQEMVERAGYESVSSTRTALSVLDQHYNKSVTDTSTSTSTITSVGMSMTPGKREIKRRKLNNHFNENKVGFSQR
- the LOC120006634 gene encoding putative cyclin-D6-1 isoform X4 is translated as MEFDLENPLTGCTTEQQPETIPDLFFSASDHMPSLIISQTSDFHICFRQEAISLALQAQYSCDLDPLVAYLAVNYIDRFMSKKEIQQGKPWVLKLLVASCLSLAAKMMNTHFSASDFQREQGFIFDTKTINQMELLVLNALDWRMRSITPFSFLSFFISLLEPKDPPLKQALKDRASEFIFKAQHEIKLLEFEPSIIAASSLIVASHELLPMQYSSSFKTSILSCQHVNKEKLLACSNAMQEMVERAGYESVSSTRTALSVLDQHYNKSVTDTSTSTSTITSVGMSMTPGKREIKRRKLNNHFNENKVGFSQR
- the LOC120005324 gene encoding uncharacterized protein LOC120005324; protein product: MTPQHYATELDTATTDSVTSSPRSEYSAHENNLRVRFMCSFGGQILPRPNDNQLRYVGGDTRIFAIHRSSTFSALLIKLAKLSGCSNFSVKYQLPNEDLDALISVTTDEDVENMMEEYERLSNNHNPKAARLRLFLFNKGDSSRASSISSLLEGSANRQHWFLDALNGGGAGLERGRSEVSSIVSEVPDYLFGLDNPDESQPPREPRMKTRTVIPDNVSASDPGSPAPVVQSPFCSTSSASNMPYMPDLPPVKTKPDNPEPNMQVKENDQPLSQPMLYSGNPVLQYMPEPHYSGPPVQPYPVYYVSGPVHPGMIPTQQVQPLGPYMHQVPVQTNKIPVGYHQPVHGMGQAYGAGTRPMDPYDVSARVVTDGTNQQLYYGVTHAGAVPMYPGMVMPGGEELQRTGSDVSSTGRV